The Algoriphagus sanaruensis genome window below encodes:
- the tuf gene encoding elongation factor Tu, with the protein MAKETFDRSKPHVNIGTIGHVDHGKTTLTAAITTVLAKKGLSELRDFSSIDNAPEEKERGITINTSHVEYQTEKRHYAHVDCPGHADYVKNMVTGAAQMDGAILVVAATDGPMPQTREHILLARQVGVPALVVFLNKVDMVDDPELLELVEMEVRELLSFYEFDGDNIPVIAGSALGALNGEEKWVDTVMQLMDAVDSYIPLPERLIDKDFLMPVEDVFSITGRGTVATGRIERGVINSGDPVEIIGMGAEGLKSTVTGVEMFRKILDRGEAGDNVGLLLRGIEKSQIKRGMIICKPGSVKPHAHFKAEVYVLSKEEGGRHTPFFNKYRPQFYLRTTDVTGEIKLPANVEMVMPGDNVTIEVTLLSAVALEKGLRFAIREGGRTVGAGQVTEILD; encoded by the coding sequence ATGGCAAAAGAAACATTCGACCGTTCCAAGCCGCACGTTAACATCGGTACGATTGGACACGTAGACCATGGTAAGACTACCTTGACTGCAGCCATCACTACTGTATTGGCTAAAAAAGGTCTTTCTGAATTGAGAGATTTCTCTTCTATCGACAACGCTCCTGAAGAGAAAGAAAGAGGTATCACCATCAACACTTCTCACGTAGAATATCAGACTGAAAAGAGACACTACGCTCACGTAGACTGTCCAGGTCACGCTGACTATGTGAAGAACATGGTTACTGGTGCTGCTCAAATGGATGGCGCTATCCTAGTGGTAGCTGCTACTGATGGTCCAATGCCTCAAACAAGAGAACACATTCTATTGGCTCGTCAGGTAGGTGTACCTGCTCTAGTTGTTTTCTTGAACAAGGTAGACATGGTAGACGATCCTGAATTGCTAGAGCTTGTTGAAATGGAAGTAAGAGAATTGCTTTCTTTCTATGAGTTTGATGGTGATAATATTCCTGTAATCGCTGGTTCTGCTCTTGGTGCATTGAACGGAGAAGAAAAGTGGGTTGATACTGTTATGCAATTGATGGATGCAGTTGACTCTTACATTCCTCTTCCAGAGCGTTTGATCGACAAAGACTTCTTGATGCCAGTTGAAGACGTGTTCTCAATTACTGGTCGTGGTACTGTTGCTACTGGCCGTATTGAAAGAGGTGTTATTAACTCTGGTGATCCAGTTGAAATCATCGGTATGGGTGCTGAAGGCTTGAAGTCTACAGTAACTGGTGTTGAAATGTTCCGTAAGATCCTTGATAGAGGTGAAGCTGGTGATAACGTAGGTTTGTTGTTGAGAGGTATTGAAAAGTCTCAAATCAAGCGTGGTATGATCATTTGTAAGCCAGGTTCTGTTAAGCCTCATGCTCACTTCAAGGCAGAAGTTTACGTACTTTCTAAAGAAGAAGGTGGTCGTCATACCCCATTCTTCAACAAATACAGACCTCAATTCTACCTAAGAACAACTGACGTAACTGGTGAGATTAAACTTCCAGCTAACGTGGAAATGGTTATGCCTGGTGATAACGTGACAATCGAAGTTACATTGTTGTCTGCAGTAGCTTTGGAGAAAGGTTTGAGATTTGCGATCCGTGAAGGTGGTCGTACGGTAGGTGCCGGTCAGGTTACCGAAATCCTTGACTAA
- the secE gene encoding preprotein translocase subunit SecE, producing the protein MNLKNFVLESYDEMKNKVSWPKFSFLQNSAVLVLVASLIFALFIGVVDLGFENIMTWFYDLF; encoded by the coding sequence ATGAATCTTAAAAACTTTGTCCTTGAATCCTATGATGAAATGAAAAACAAGGTCTCTTGGCCTAAATTTTCATTTCTACAAAATAGTGCAGTTTTGGTACTAGTAGCCTCATTGATCTTTGCACTTTTTATTGGTGTGGTTGATCTGGGATTCGAAAATATCATGACATGGTTTTATGATTTATTCTAA
- the nusG gene encoding transcription termination/antitermination protein NusG, which produces MAEHKWYVLRVVAGQEKKTKSYLENEITRQKLVEFIPEVLIPSEKVYEMRNGKKRVRERNFFPGYVLVNADLSNGEANHVITSIPGVIGFLGSNQGGASKTPEPLRQSEVNRILGKVEEIDEFAEKQDTPFIVGETVKVMDGPFSGFTGTIEEIFEEKKKLNVMVKIFGRNTPVELNFIQVEKQD; this is translated from the coding sequence ATGGCTGAACATAAATGGTACGTACTCAGAGTAGTCGCCGGTCAGGAAAAGAAAACTAAGTCTTATCTGGAGAATGAAATCACCAGACAAAAGCTTGTGGAATTTATTCCTGAGGTATTGATTCCTTCTGAGAAGGTATATGAAATGCGAAATGGTAAGAAAAGAGTCAGGGAAAGAAATTTCTTCCCTGGTTATGTTCTTGTCAATGCGGATCTTTCCAATGGTGAGGCCAATCACGTAATAACAAGCATTCCGGGTGTAATCGGTTTCTTAGGATCAAACCAGGGGGGAGCTTCCAAAACCCCTGAGCCATTACGACAATCAGAAGTCAACCGTATTTTAGGTAAGGTTGAAGAGATTGATGAGTTTGCCGAGAAGCAGGATACTCCATTTATAGTCGGAGAGACCGTGAAAGTAATGGACGGTCCTTTCAGTGGGTTTACCGGGACAATTGAGGAGATATTTGAGGAGAAAAAGAAGCTTAATGTTATGGTTAAGATCTTTGGCCGAAATACTCCTGTAGAGTTAAACTTTATACAAGTAGAAAAACAAGACTAA
- the rplK gene encoding 50S ribosomal protein L11: protein MAKEITGYVKLQVKGGQANPSPPVGPALGSKGLNIMEFCKQYNARTQDKMGQVLPVLITVYSDKSFDFVVKTPPAANMLMEAAKVKGGSAEPNRKKVGSVTWDQVRTIAETKMPDLNAFKIESAMRMVAGTARSMGITVSGKAPWEE, encoded by the coding sequence ATGGCTAAGGAAATCACTGGTTATGTAAAACTGCAAGTGAAAGGAGGCCAGGCTAACCCGTCGCCTCCAGTAGGTCCTGCTCTTGGTTCCAAGGGCTTGAACATCATGGAGTTTTGTAAGCAATACAATGCACGTACCCAAGACAAAATGGGACAAGTGCTTCCAGTATTGATTACAGTTTATTCTGACAAATCCTTCGACTTCGTAGTTAAAACTCCTCCAGCTGCAAACATGCTGATGGAAGCTGCCAAAGTAAAAGGAGGTTCTGCAGAACCAAACAGAAAAAAAGTAGGCTCTGTTACTTGGGATCAAGTAAGAACAATTGCCGAGACGAAAATGCCTGACTTGAATGCTTTCAAGATTGAATCAGCTATGCGAATGGTAGCTGGTACAGCGAGAAGCATGGGAATCACAGTATCTGGTAAAGCCCCTTGGGAAGAATAA
- the rplA gene encoding 50S ribosomal protein L1: protein MAKLTKKQKEALSKYDPSQVYSLEAASSLVKEITNTKFDASVDVDIRLGVDPRKADQMVRGVVALPHGTGKDVKVLVLCTPDKVAEATEAGADYVGLDDYIAKIEGGWTDVDVIITMPNVMAKVGRLGRVLGPRGLMPNPKSGTVTLEVGKAVKEVKAGKIDFKVDKFGIIHAGIGKVSFTPQQIQDNVKELIMTISRLKPSSSKGTYFKSIHISSTMSPGITVDKGSIQGI from the coding sequence ATGGCTAAGTTAACAAAAAAGCAAAAAGAAGCTCTTTCTAAGTACGACCCAAGCCAAGTGTACTCCCTAGAGGCTGCTTCTTCGCTGGTTAAGGAAATTACTAACACTAAATTTGATGCATCTGTAGATGTTGACATCCGTTTGGGTGTTGATCCTCGTAAGGCAGATCAAATGGTAAGAGGTGTTGTAGCTCTCCCTCATGGTACTGGTAAGGATGTCAAAGTACTTGTACTTTGTACTCCTGACAAAGTAGCTGAAGCCACCGAAGCAGGTGCGGATTACGTAGGTTTGGACGACTATATTGCCAAGATCGAAGGTGGATGGACTGACGTTGACGTCATTATCACCATGCCTAACGTGATGGCGAAAGTAGGTAGATTAGGTAGAGTATTGGGTCCAAGAGGCCTTATGCCAAACCCTAAATCTGGTACAGTAACCCTAGAAGTGGGTAAAGCTGTAAAAGAAGTTAAGGCTGGTAAGATTGATTTCAAAGTAGATAAGTTTGGAATCATTCACGCAGGAATTGGTAAAGTTTCATTTACCCCTCAACAGATTCAAGATAATGTGAAAGAGTTGATTATGACTATTTCACGATTGAAGCCTTCATCTTCAAAGGGTACATATTTTAAGAGTATTCACATTTCCAGTACAATGTCTCCAGGAATTACTGTTGACAAAGGAAGCATCCAAGGTATTTAA
- the rplJ gene encoding 50S ribosomal protein L10, producing MTRDDKKVIIDSLTEKLKENPFFYITDAAGFTVAEVNAFRRTCFERGVEYKVYKNTLIKKALENLDVDYSKLVSGTLKGFSGIIFSKETSNLPAKVLLDFRKKQGKKETRPVFKGAGIDSDVILGESNLEMLSNLKSKQELLGDLIGLLQSPAKNLVSALQSGQNNITGVLKTLGERE from the coding sequence ATGACTAGAGACGATAAAAAAGTAATAATCGACAGTCTGACTGAGAAGCTTAAGGAAAATCCTTTCTTCTATATCACTGATGCGGCTGGATTTACTGTAGCTGAAGTTAACGCATTCAGAAGAACTTGTTTTGAAAGAGGTGTTGAGTATAAAGTTTACAAAAACACTTTGATCAAAAAGGCTCTTGAAAATCTGGATGTTGACTATTCAAAGCTAGTAAGTGGTACCCTTAAAGGTTTTTCTGGAATTATCTTTTCAAAAGAGACTAGTAATCTTCCTGCTAAGGTATTATTGGACTTCAGAAAAAAACAAGGTAAAAAAGAAACTAGACCTGTTTTCAAGGGTGCTGGAATTGATTCAGATGTAATTCTGGGTGAATCCAACCTTGAAATGTTGTCTAATCTTAAATCTAAGCAGGAACTTCTTGGAGATCTTATCGGATTGCTACAATCTCCTGCTAAAAATCTCGTTTCAGCTCTTCAATCTGGCCAAAACAACATTACTGGTGTATTGAAGACTTTGGGCGAGCGTGAGTAA
- the rplL gene encoding 50S ribosomal protein L7/L12, translating into MADLTQLAEQLVNLTVKEVKELTDILKDQYGIEPAAAGAVMVAGPVGGGDAPAEEEKTSFDVILKAAGAQKLAVVKLVKELTGLGLKEAKDLVDGAPKALKEGVAKDEAEALKKSLEEAGAEVEIK; encoded by the coding sequence ATGGCAGATCTTACACAACTTGCAGAACAGTTGGTAAACTTGACTGTAAAAGAAGTAAAAGAATTGACTGATATCCTTAAAGATCAGTATGGTATCGAACCTGCTGCTGCTGGCGCTGTAATGGTAGCTGGTCCAGTTGGTGGTGGAGATGCTCCTGCTGAAGAGGAAAAAACTTCTTTTGATGTTATCTTGAAAGCAGCTGGTGCTCAGAAATTGGCTGTTGTTAAGCTAGTAAAAGAATTGACTGGTCTTGGACTTAAAGAAGCAAAAGACCTTGTTGACGGAGCTCCTAAGGCTTTGAAAGAAGGTGTTGCTAAGGACGAAGCTGAGGCTTTGAAGAAGTCTCTTGAAGAAGCTGGTGCTGAAGTAGAGATCAAGTAA
- the rpoB gene encoding DNA-directed RNA polymerase subunit beta → MAIKNQTVRKSFSSIKVVKDYPDFLDIQLQSFKDFFQLDTPAEKRRADGLFKVFAENFPISDSRENFTLEFIDYTVDPPKYSVGECIDRGLTYSVPLKAKLRLLCHDPDNEDFETIEQEVFLGNLPYMTEKGSFVINGAERVIVSQLHRSPGVFFAQSKHTNGTKLYSARIIPFKGSWIEFATDINNVMYAYIDRKKKFPVTTLLRAIGYGSDKDILDLFGLSEEVSATKSALKKAAGRKLAARVLRSWVEDFVDEDTGEVVSIDRNEVLLERDTILTDEDIEMILDSGAKSIILHREDVNVADYSIIYNTLQKDNSNSEKEAVEVIYRQLRNTEAPDEATAREVIQSLFFSDKRYDLGEVGRYRINKKLGLEIEPDKIVLTKEDIISIVKYLIGLINSKAVVDDIDHLSNRRVRTVGEQLYSQFGVGLARMARTIRERMNVRDNEDFKPVDLINARTLSSVINSFFGTNQLSQFMDQTNPLAELTHKRRLSALGPGGLSRERAGFEVRDVHYTHYGRLCTIETPEGPNIGLISSLCVHAKVNSMGFLETPYRKVENGKVGMNAEDIVFLTAEEEDNNNIAQANAPLDPNGQFVNEKVKARFEGDFPVLEPSEISYMDVAPNQIVSVAASLIPFLEHDDANRALMGSNMQRQAVPLLRPEAPIVGTGLEAKAAIDSRALIIAEANGVVDYVDAKKIRVKYDLTSDELLVNFTDEYKTYDLIKFRRTNQDTTINLTPLVLKGERIEKGQVLVEGYSTNNGELALGKNLKVAYMPWQGYNFEDAIVISERVVREDIFTSIHVEEFQLEVRDTKRGEEELTSEIPNVSEEAVKHLDENGIIRVGAEVKEGDIIIGKITPKGETDPTPEEKLLRAIFGDKAGDVKDASLKASPSLNGVVIETKLFSRPKKDKDNRSKAKAEVEKLKAKYSKDLLGIRARMINKLVTLLDGKTSLGVKHKFGDEIISKGAKFNQKNIENNLFPAKNPYRDESNYNVPEEANLISDIILDDWTEDAHTNSLIVQLVKNYTNARNEISGRFKRDRFTLEVGDELPAGIVQLAKVYIAKKRKLKVGDKMAGRHGNKGIVARIVRDEDMPFLEDGTPMDIVLNPLGVPSRMNIGQIFETVLAWAGQKLGKKYATPIFDGASLEEVSTELEAAGVPAYGRTYLYDGLTGKKFDQPVTVGVAYMLKLGHLVDDKMHARSIGPYSLITQQPLGGKAQFGGQRFGEMEVWALEAFGASHVLQEILTVKSDDVIGRAKAYEAIVKGENLPKPNIPESFNVLVHELRGLALEITLD, encoded by the coding sequence TTGGCTATCAAGAATCAAACCGTAAGGAAAAGTTTCTCCTCCATAAAGGTGGTCAAAGACTATCCCGATTTTCTAGATATTCAACTTCAATCCTTCAAGGATTTTTTTCAGTTGGATACTCCTGCTGAAAAGCGGCGTGCAGATGGACTATTTAAAGTTTTCGCCGAAAACTTTCCAATTAGTGATTCAAGAGAAAACTTCACGTTAGAGTTTATCGACTATACTGTGGATCCACCGAAATATTCGGTTGGTGAATGTATTGATCGTGGGTTGACTTATTCTGTACCTCTTAAAGCAAAATTAAGATTGCTTTGCCATGATCCAGATAATGAGGATTTTGAAACAATTGAACAGGAAGTATTCCTAGGAAATCTTCCTTACATGACTGAAAAAGGTTCCTTTGTAATCAATGGCGCTGAGCGAGTTATAGTTTCTCAATTGCACCGTTCTCCAGGTGTATTTTTTGCGCAGAGTAAGCATACCAATGGTACAAAGCTTTATTCTGCTAGGATTATTCCTTTCAAAGGATCTTGGATCGAATTTGCTACTGACATCAATAATGTCATGTATGCTTACATTGATCGTAAAAAGAAATTTCCTGTCACCACTCTTCTAAGAGCTATTGGTTATGGTTCCGATAAAGACATTTTGGATTTATTCGGATTGTCTGAGGAAGTTTCAGCAACTAAGTCAGCTCTTAAAAAAGCTGCTGGTAGAAAATTAGCTGCCCGTGTTCTTCGTTCATGGGTAGAGGATTTTGTGGATGAAGATACAGGTGAAGTTGTTTCTATTGATAGAAATGAAGTCCTTTTGGAGCGTGATACAATCTTGACGGATGAAGATATTGAAATGATTTTGGACTCAGGTGCCAAGTCTATCATTCTTCACAGAGAAGATGTCAACGTTGCTGATTATTCTATTATCTACAACACTCTTCAAAAAGATAATTCCAACTCCGAAAAAGAAGCAGTTGAAGTTATTTATCGGCAGTTAAGAAATACAGAAGCTCCTGATGAGGCAACTGCACGAGAGGTTATTCAAAGTTTATTCTTTTCAGACAAGCGATATGATCTCGGTGAAGTAGGTCGTTACAGAATAAACAAAAAATTAGGTTTGGAAATCGAGCCAGACAAGATTGTTTTAACAAAAGAAGATATCATCTCGATTGTTAAATACTTAATCGGTTTGATCAATTCCAAGGCGGTGGTCGATGATATTGATCACTTGTCCAATAGACGAGTACGTACAGTTGGCGAACAATTATACAGCCAATTTGGAGTAGGTTTGGCAAGAATGGCTCGTACGATTCGAGAAAGAATGAACGTACGTGATAATGAAGATTTCAAGCCAGTTGATTTGATCAATGCTCGTACTTTATCTTCAGTAATCAATTCCTTCTTCGGAACAAATCAGCTTTCTCAGTTTATGGATCAAACCAATCCATTGGCTGAATTGACCCACAAAAGAAGGCTTTCTGCCCTTGGTCCTGGGGGTTTGTCAAGAGAAAGAGCTGGTTTTGAAGTTCGAGACGTACACTACACGCACTATGGTAGACTTTGTACAATCGAAACACCAGAAGGTCCAAACATTGGTTTGATTTCCTCACTTTGTGTTCATGCAAAAGTTAACTCCATGGGTTTCCTTGAAACCCCTTATCGAAAGGTAGAAAATGGAAAAGTAGGTATGAATGCTGAGGATATTGTTTTCTTGACAGCTGAAGAAGAAGACAATAATAATATTGCTCAGGCAAATGCACCATTGGATCCTAATGGTCAATTTGTAAATGAAAAGGTTAAGGCTCGATTTGAAGGGGATTTCCCAGTATTAGAACCGAGTGAAATTTCATATATGGACGTTGCTCCAAATCAAATTGTATCTGTTGCGGCGTCATTGATTCCTTTCTTGGAGCATGATGATGCCAACCGAGCATTGATGGGATCTAACATGCAGCGTCAAGCTGTTCCATTGTTAAGACCAGAGGCACCAATTGTAGGTACTGGTTTGGAAGCTAAGGCGGCAATTGATTCAAGAGCTTTGATCATTGCAGAAGCAAATGGGGTCGTGGACTACGTTGATGCTAAGAAAATTAGAGTCAAGTATGATCTTACCTCTGATGAGTTGTTGGTCAATTTTACTGATGAATACAAGACCTACGATCTAATCAAGTTCAGAAGAACAAACCAAGACACAACCATCAATCTCACTCCTTTGGTATTAAAAGGTGAGCGAATTGAAAAAGGACAAGTTTTGGTGGAAGGATATTCAACCAATAATGGTGAGCTTGCCCTAGGTAAAAACTTGAAGGTAGCCTACATGCCTTGGCAGGGATATAACTTCGAGGATGCGATTGTAATTTCTGAGCGAGTTGTTAGAGAAGATATCTTTACTTCTATTCACGTAGAGGAATTCCAACTTGAAGTTAGAGATACCAAACGTGGTGAAGAGGAATTGACCTCTGAAATCCCTAACGTTTCTGAAGAAGCAGTTAAGCATTTGGATGAAAATGGAATCATCCGAGTGGGTGCTGAAGTTAAAGAAGGTGATATCATCATTGGTAAAATCACTCCTAAGGGTGAAACTGATCCAACTCCTGAAGAAAAACTTCTTCGAGCTATTTTCGGTGACAAGGCAGGAGACGTTAAGGATGCTTCATTGAAAGCTTCTCCGTCGCTGAATGGTGTGGTAATTGAGACCAAATTATTCTCAAGACCTAAAAAAGATAAAGACAATAGATCTAAGGCAAAGGCCGAAGTTGAAAAACTTAAAGCCAAATATTCCAAAGATCTTCTTGGTATCCGTGCAAGAATGATCAACAAGTTGGTCACTCTATTGGATGGAAAAACTTCTCTTGGAGTGAAGCACAAGTTTGGTGATGAGATCATCAGCAAGGGTGCGAAGTTTAACCAAAAGAATATTGAGAACAACTTATTCCCTGCTAAGAATCCATACAGAGATGAGTCAAATTACAATGTTCCAGAGGAAGCTAATTTGATTTCTGACATCATTTTGGATGATTGGACTGAAGATGCACACACCAATTCGTTGATCGTTCAATTGGTTAAAAACTATACCAATGCTCGAAATGAAATCTCTGGTAGATTTAAGCGTGATAGATTTACGCTTGAGGTCGGAGATGAACTACCAGCAGGTATCGTACAATTGGCGAAGGTTTACATTGCCAAGAAGCGTAAGCTAAAAGTTGGTGATAAGATGGCAGGTCGTCACGGAAACAAAGGTATTGTCGCTCGTATTGTAAGAGACGAAGATATGCCGTTCTTGGAAGATGGAACTCCAATGGATATCGTATTGAATCCACTAGGTGTACCATCCCGAATGAACATTGGACAGATATTCGAGACCGTATTGGCTTGGGCTGGTCAGAAGTTAGGAAAGAAATATGCAACGCCTATTTTCGATGGAGCTTCTTTGGAAGAGGTTTCTACAGAATTAGAAGCTGCTGGAGTTCCTGCCTATGGTAGAACTTACCTTTATGATGGATTGACTGGTAAGAAGTTTGATCAACCAGTTACGGTTGGGGTAGCATACATGTTGAAGTTGGGTCACTTGGTTGATGACAAAATGCACGCCCGTTCGATTGGACCTTACTCACTTATTACTCAGCAACCATTGGGTGGTAAAGCACAATTTGGTGGTCAGAGATTTGGAGAAATGGAAGTTTGGGCACTTGAGGCGTTCGGTGCATCTCACGTACTTCAAGAGATCTTGACTGTGAAGTCTGATGACGTAATCGGTAGAGCAAAAGCATACGAAGCAATTGTGAAGGGTGAAAACCTTCCTAAGCCAAACATCCCTGAATCATTTAATGTATTGGTTCACGAGTTGAGAGGCTTGGCTCTTGAAATTACCTTGGATTAA